The following are encoded together in the Carettochelys insculpta isolate YL-2023 chromosome 24, ASM3395843v1, whole genome shotgun sequence genome:
- the TINAGL1 gene encoding tubulointerstitial nephritis antigen-like has translation MRLLWTLPTLWLLVVQSLSAHRARTRRELAPGLHERGIRDASGSYCERSDACCRGRDDACTVPYLDTLCYCDLFCNRTVSDCCPDFWDYCLGIPPPLPVQKDCVRGGHKYPPGATYRENCNLCTCDRNGQWDCEQHACLIDEEMIEAINRGYYGWRAANYSHFWGMTLDEGIRYRLGTIKPPSTVMNMNELQMNMDTNEVLPSHFSAADKWPGLILEPLDQGDCAGSWAFSTAVVASDRIAIHSMGHMTPALSPQNLISCDTRNQQGCSGGRIDRAWWYLRRRGVVTASCYPFTSREKDSGPASRPCMMHSRATGRGKRQATQRCPNPQTHSNEIFQSTPAYRLSSNEKEIMKELMKNGPVQAIMEVHEDFFVYKSGVYRHTPVMAGKPEHHRRHGTHSVKITGWGEERTSHGQTQKYWVAANSWGQHWGESGYFRIARGANECEIETFVVGVWGRVSMEDVQRRK, from the exons ATGAGGCTGCTGTGGACCCTCCCGACCCTCTGGCTGTTGGTGGTGCAGTCTCTCTCTGCTCACAGGGCACGGACGCGGAGAGAGCTGGCACCAGGCTTGCATGAGCGGGGCATCCGCGATGCCAGCGGCTCGTATTGCGAGAGGAGTGATGCCTGCTGCCGTGGCAGGGACGACGCCTGCACCGTGCCTTACCTGGATACCCTCTGCTACTGCGACCTCTTCTGCAACCGCACTGTTTCTGACTGCTGCCCTGACTTCTGGGATTACTGCCTGGGCATCCCACCCCCCTTGCCTGTGCAGAAAG ATTGTGTTCGTGGGGGACACAAATACCCACCCGGAGCCACCTACAGAGAAAACTGCAACCTCTG CACCTGTGACAGGAATGGGCAGTGGGATTGTGAGCAGCACGCCTGCCTCATCGACGAGGAGATGATCGAGGCCATCAACAGAGGGTATTATGG CTGGAGAGCCGCCAACTACAGCCATTTCTGGGGGATGACACTGGATGAAGGGATCCGCTACCGGCTGGGGACCATCAAACCTCCCTCCACCGTCATGAACATGAATGAGCTGCAG ATGAACATGGACACCAAcgaggtgctgcccagccattTCAGCGCTGCTGACAAGTGGCCCGGACTGATCCTGGAGCCTCTGGACCAGGGCGATTGCGCCGGCTCCTGGGCATTCTCCACGGCTG TGGTGGCGTCGGACAGGATCGCCATCCATTCCATGGGGCACATGACGCCCGCCCTGTCCCCGCAGAACCTCATCTCGTGCGACACCCGGAACCAGCAGGGCTGCAGCGGGGGCCGGATTGACCGGGCCTGGTGGTATCTGCGCCGCAGAGG GGTGGTGACTGCCAGCTGCTACCCCTTCACCAGCCGGGAGAAGGACAGCGGCCCCGCCAGCCGCCCCTGCATGATGCACAGCCGCGCCACAGGCCGAGGGAAGAGACAAGCCACCCAGCGGTGCCCCAACCCCCAGACTCATTCCAACGAGATCTTCCAGTCCACCCCCGCCTACCGCCTCTCCTCCAAC GAGAAGGAGATCATGAAGGAACTGATGAAGAACGGGCCGGTGCAAG ccatCATGGAGGTTCATGAGGATTTCTTTGTGTACAAGAGTGGGGTTTATCGGCACACGCCGGTGATGGCTGGGAAGCCGGAACACCACCGGAGACACGGCACCCACTCGGTGAAAATCACAGG gtggggagaggagaggacgTCCCACGGGCAGACTCAGAAGTACTGG GTCGCCGCCAACTCCTGgggccagcactggggagagagcgGCTACTTCCGCATCGCCCGGGGGGCCAACGAGTGTGAGATCGAGACCTTCGTGGTGGGCGTCTGGGGCCGCGTCAGCATGGAGGACGTGCAGCGGCGGAagtga